In Sesamum indicum cultivar Zhongzhi No. 13 linkage group LG8, S_indicum_v1.0, whole genome shotgun sequence, the sequence ACTATTACGCAAAGTGTTTTGTTCCCAACTTTGGACGAATAATTCATTACCATCAATCCTGTGAGGAAGATCAATCATGCAACATGAGATAAAGCGTTgtgtgaaagagaaaaatgcaagacACCCACAATCCTATTAAAGTCATCCTACAACTTTATTCGTGAAACCAGTGAGCCACGTATGGTTCTTGCAATTTGCTCAGACACTGTAGAAGAATTCAGCATTTTCGAATTTAATTAAGGGTGTAATTACTAGCACTTCTCCCCATATGTAAATGTCTGAAATCCAATGTGGTCTGGAGCATAAAGTGCTCTAACTTTTGAAGCTGTGGCCTCTAAAATCAACTCAGGAAAACTGGAGAGATGATTCCCTTTTGGAAATTACAGCTCGCTcgctctttctctctctctctctccctctccctctctctctctctacacacacagtgtgagagagagagagaaactatACTTTAGAAACAAGAATTCACGGGACACCCCTGAAAACTCTGCTTTGAGTTCATCTTCTTCTGCCAAACAAACTACTTTACGTCTATTCTGGTTATATGCCAGCCCAACACACAAAATCCCTCTTCCTTTCTGCAGAATCTgcatttttacttttgtttttcaaccCCTTCATTCCATGAAATCTTTGATTTCACGATCGCCGTGAAAATTCTTAGCTGCTTCTGATGTTCTCATgaaatctttgtttttctgtcCAAAGTCTGTTGTGGGGTTGTCATAGGGTTTCTCTTCTGAACATCCAGAAGTTCTTGAACACGGAGCTGCCATCGACTGATAAATGAAACCCCATAATAATTTCCCTGTGTTTTTTGCTCGAACTCATGTTTTTGAATCAGTTCATGCACTTCCTGAAATCAATGCACACCTTCAGAAGGAGAATGCCTCGTGATAGTGTGTTTTGACAGTTCCCAATCCAGAAAGCTGAAGAAAGACTCAAACTTCTTAAATGGCTACATCATGTTTCAACCCGTTCCGCCTGCGGAAGACAAAGAGCAAATCTTTGTCAATTCCTTCATCTTCAAGAAGCCAGTTAAACATCGACACAGACAACATGGAGAGGAAGAGATTCGACAGTTTAGAATCATGGTCCATGATTTTGGAATCCGAGAATGTTGAAACTTGGGAAGCATCTAACGAGGAACGAGAGGAGTGGACAGCCGATCTTTCCCAGTTGTTCATAGGCAACAAGTTTGCTTCTGGAGCACATAGTAGAATCTACAGAGGAATCTACAAGCAGAGAGCAGTTGCAGTGAAAATGGTCAGGATTCCAACTCATAAGGAAGAAACCAGATCTTTGCTTGAGCAGCAATTTAAGAGAGAGGTTGCCCTGCTTTCGCGTCTATATCATCCCAATATAGTTCAGGTTAGGTTTCCTTGTAGTCTTCGAGTACTAGTAACAACTTTTGTGTTAATACAAGATATCATCTGATTAGTTGGTAAAGTTTCTTACAGAGTTGCCTATTCCTTATCTGCAGTTTATTGCTGCTTGTAAGAAGCCTCCAGTATACTGTATTATTACAGAGTACATGTCACAAGGGACTCTAAGGATGTATCTCAACAAGAAAGAGCCGTATTCCCTTTCGACTGAGACAATTTTAAGGTTAGCTCTCGATATATCACGTGGAATGGAGTATCTTCATTCACAAGGGGTGATTCACAGAGACCTGAAATCAAACAATCTGCTTTTAAATGATGAGATGCGAGTTAAGGTTGCAGATTTTGGCACATCTTGTTTGGAGACGCAGTGCCGGGAAACAAAAGGAAACAAGGGGACTTACCGTTGGATGGCACCAGAGATGATCAAGGAGAAACCTTGCACTCGGAAAGTTGATGTGTATAGTTTTGGGATTGTGCTATGGGAACTTACCACAGCTTTGCTTCCTTTTCAAGGAATGACTCCGGTGCAAGCTGCTTTTGCTGTGGCCGAAAAGGTTAGATTTGTAAATTCCATTTGATGTTCTATagatttttgcattttttgctTTCTAGATGAAGAGGGGTATGTTGTGACCTAGATGTTCTTCTAGTTAGACAACATAGGTATCTGGTTTATGAGTATTGTACGCTTTAAGCTGAGTTCTGCTACATTTAGTTATTAAAAGTGGTAATGCAGAGGAATTTCTAGTGTCAGTAAGATTTAGACTGAATGCGAGTAATATTCCTTTAAGACTGACATAAAGAGAAATTGAACACAGGATGCACCAATTTCGACCAATTCTCCAGTTATCTGCTGATAAATAGTTCAGTTCTACAAACAAATCTATGAAATACTTAAACAAAGCTTACATAATTGTCTCATCTTCCTCAACCTTTTTGCAGAACGAGCGACCGCCATTACCAGCAAGCTGTCAACCTGCACTTGCTCACCTCATAAAGCGCTGCTGGGCAACAAACCCTTCCAAGCGTCCAGATTTCAGTGAAATCGTATGTGCACtagaaaaatatgatgagTGCGTAAAGGAGGGACTCCCTCTAACTCTCCACTCACCGCTTGTCAGTCGAAACGCCATTATTGAACGCTTAAAAGGTTGTGTATCCATGAGTTCATCCATACCTGTACATGCCTGACTCCACCTAGACATATGGTACTATTACTGTATTCTGCTCTTGTTCAACTTAAGCAAAGTTGATAGatttatcatttcaaatatgtatataacaaGTGTTTTAGCAGTTTCCGACCAAGCCAGCTCACTGGCATCTCTTGACAATTAGAGCTTGTGGCATGAGCAATTCATCGGAACATTACTAATTACTGATGCTGTAAGCAAGAGAACCAAGTAGTTAACAGTGTATGTTGCCAATGCTTGTTATTTTTAGTGCACAAATTCTTGTTAATGTGGCTTTCATCAGAGTTTACATGTTTCCCTATTTTAGCTTCCCTTCCCCAGAATAAATTTACTGTGGCAAGCAAACAGTATTATGAGAAAAGCCAGCGAGATTAGGGCAATAAAGAGGCTGGACCTATCAGTTGTATTACTATATTCTTCAATCATACGGATCAAGATTCATTAGGATGGGTTCATAAGATGATATCCGCTACCTCTAGTTCCAGTGTAAATCTCTAATATTAGCTCTGatcatatgataaaaatgCAAGGAAACTGAGAAAGACATATGAAAATGTAATGAAATTCTTGAATGTGGGAGAAGGATATACGAAGAAGAACATAGAACAATTAAAAACAGAGAAGATTCATGAATAATCTCTGAGTAAAAACAGTTTTCATGTGAATTTGTGATGCCATCTGCTACAAACTATGAACACACTCCACTTCAGTAGAACATGCATGTTATTACATATTCAAATTCCCTGAAAACTTAGCCTGTTTCCAGATTTTTACATGTTTCCCAAATTCAACAGAACTTAGTAACTTACATCTCCACGGATCAATGCTGTCGAAACACGAGACAAGCATCCAAAATCCTAAATTTCACCAAAAGGTTTAAGACATTGTGCAAGCATACTTACAATTCACAATGTGTAACCTCAAGCTGCATCGCCATATTCCTCAATCGATTGTTTCATCTCATCCAACTGTGCAATGACGTGTTCCAGTTTCTTGCACGAAATCTCATTCGATATTCGAGGAGCATAGTCGCACTTCTCAAACGGACGATAATCACAGGCGCTTTTAATTTCCTCCCGCAGCGTCATCTGAGTATCCTATTTAAACGAATCAAATGAGAACCTCCCTCAGATTCCTAAccccaaaatcataaaaaatgaaaaagccCAAAATTTCTCCATTTACATACTCTAATCGAAGAATCGGAAAAATTGCCTAAGGGAAAAAGTCAAACACGATCAACTtggaaaagaaggaaaaaagtgaaaaattgaaCCTTCACTAATTGCATGAACTCAGTGCAATGGCTGTTAACAAGATCCTTTCTGGGCCCACTAGGGTTTGCCATTTCATCCATCACCGAACCAGCTAGCTCCAACACCCTTACAATTTTCTGGCAATACAAGACCGTAAACTTCATACGTAATCGGAACTACTGACTTCAATTCACGAAATGTACTAGGTAAAAAGTTTGTCATAATAGTTACTCAGAGGTATGAAGAAATTACCTTTTCGACGTTTTGCAGTCGTTGCAATGAAGTGGTCTGGCTCTGCCGATCCATGCACGCTTATGTCACCGGCGACGGCAGTTTGCTCCTATAAACGTCGTCGCTTTCAGAAATGTGGGTTTTTCCGCTTTAACCCCGTAGAATATTTTCAGATGGCTAACTAAATAAGCCCTAGAAATTATTGAAGGAATGGTCCGAAATTTTAATACTTACCaggaaatttttgttaaatgtataaaataagatattaaattaatatttgtcaatacaaagtgaaattttttttaatcattttatgaACTTAAATTAACTCATCATAAAgtgcaaaataattataatttaagaagtcgacacaattaataattaaaaaaataggagaatatagttattaattcctctttgattataaaatagataaaccTTCAAATTTGTTCTAAATGTATGAATCACATATTGCAGCAGGCAGGTGAGATTGTTGTGGCTTTATGCTAATTGGTCTCAAGGTGTATTATGGGGGCTGCAAAGCGAGCACTGGGTTGATGCAGCATGCAGACAGCTTCATTCATCATATCTGGCAAGAAAGCAATAGCAGGGGTTTTGAAGGTATCCAGAGGTGGTGGCTATGCACGCAAATGGAATAAATTCCTTTGTGATGAGAAGCAGAACATTGCTATGGTTGCAGTAGTTAGGATATGGAGAATTCAGAATAGTTTGGCTGGATGATTGATGTATCATGTACTTGTactattttatcattaatatgcaatttattgttacctaaaaagaaaagaaaacaagagctAAAAGCATCAAATTATGTCATCAAAAAGACTTTTCTCATCTACTCCACAGAGGAGCAATCAAGTGCATAATGTTTGAGTACataagaaaagaaggaaatcTAGCGGCCTAACTGCTGGACTGGAATCATTTACAGTCGAGCTCGTGGTAGTTTTCATTACACAATAAACAACTTAATATtactatgaaaattttaatctatcattagagtaaaaaatattgatgtcaTCCCCGAGGAGATGACATCATACAAATGGCAATCACTTCCAACAGGGGATGCTGCAAAATGAAACCTAAAATTACAGCCACAAGTTGCTTCGAATTACTCGTCTTGAGCACCCGTGTTCTTGGGTGGCCAAACGGTCCTCATAGTCTTTAGCTTGAATCAAGCAACGCACACGATCCCACGAGCATGCTGCTCATTTACTGTGCTTGACCGTCTTTAAATTTGTTCGCCTTTGATTTCGATTCCTTTTCACCATCATGAGCCTTCAACCCCAAACTCAAATCCAAGGTGCTTTCATTGAGATCCTGCCGTTTTACAGGATTCTTCTCTGTAGCCTGACACAAGAATCCAACTGACAAGTTCACTCAACTTCTACAGCTATTTCAACAAGTAATATCTCACCAATACACCATTGCCCGTATTGTGCCAATTGAACAACAAGTGCAGAAGAGAAAAGAACATGCATGCTAATCACCTGGTTTTCGTCCATGGGTACATCATTGATGTCGGGCTTTCCGTCGTATCCATCACGTTTGGAGGATGCCTCCACTGTGTTTCCCTCAGTTTCAATTGGCTCGTTTTCATCCTCCAACTGCTCTGAGGActcatttttttgttcttcGAGCACAATGATCTATCAAATCATTCCAGAAAACAGAAGATAAAATGTAAAGAAATCTTGGAATCCAGGATTTAGCATTGGTGCAAAACAAAGCAAGTTTTTACTACCAGAAAACAGAGGAAGTATTCAAGAAGGGGGAAAATTGAGATTCTTAGTTCAACACCATTGACAGCTTCAACTACAAAAGCTAAGAGTTGGGGATGAGAAAGTGATCAAAATAATAACAGAATACCAAACAAATTACCATCTGAAATCAGCAAATAAcgaagaaaattgaaaattttgaaaaagaaaaagggaaatttTCCGAGTTAAGACACATAGTCAAACTGCCAAAAATTCAGTCAATGAATTTAAATCGATCCCTAAAATTCCGAATctatacaaaatcaaaaacccTAAACAACCAAACATTCAAAAGCCCTAAGCCACAGAGAAACCCACTGAGGAATTCATGAATATTTCCCAGTCAAGTAGATATCTCCACTTCGATTTAACTCGTCCACACAACAAATCCACATCCACCGCATACAGGTGAATCCATTTGCAACGGGTACCACGACACGAATTAACGAAATTGTAATCAAGTCATGTTACGGAATAATACCGGAATATActtgaatttcttctttgGAAGCTCCTCTGCCGCGACACCGTCGTCTTTATTGGAGATCTTGGCGTCATCACTACCACCGTTACTATCGTTGTGGCTACTATCTTTTGGTTGGGTGGGAGCCATGGGCGTCCACTTGTAGAGCAAGAGATGAGAGGAGCCATTACTTGCGTTAACGGTTCCATTAGCTGCGGTGTGATGGTGGTGGTTGGAATTAGGCGGCGGCACGTGAACCCACTTCTTCTTCCACCTTCGAACCGGACCGGTGAAAACGGTGGTGGGGCCGTAACGGGTCGATGACCTCCCGAGCCTGGCCCCTACTCCCtccatatttgataaaaagtGGCGGCGGTGGTAGTGATTCTCGGTGGCGCTTTTCCTGACTGGTTTTAGAGATCAAATACCGACGCTCTCGCTGCGTATGTATTAAATCTGATTGGTTGTAAGTGGGAAGTGTTTTGCGACTATACGGCCGCCGTATGTATGTAATCGTCTCCCTTTATTCACTGTCTTccgtattttctttttttaataatgtgaTAAGCTGTCTCTCTTtctatacaataaataatattttatattttaaattaatattataaataaaaacaaaaatttcatgcTAACATAATACTTTTgtgaataaaatgattattgttgtaaacttatataaaaaatttaagtttattgatttattacacttaaattaaaataagaataattattatctctaagtttctttttattttcttttcgcaaATAAAATACCTATTTATAAACCCACTTTGTCTAAATTAGTATGAAACCCCCCCAACTCCATACACATTACATACAATTTCTGCTAATTTTGAGCTGCAATGGAAACCCAAGCTGTTGCTCTTCGCCCTTCTCTTCATTCATCAGTTCCTTGTATTCAGATCCCCGAAAACCATTTGGTTTCTGTGCTGCCCAAGATTCGAACTCCAACGCGGCTTTCTCTGAGAATTcattattcttcttcacacaCTTTACTCTCCAAGAGGAACATACAGTGTCGAAATAGCGTTGAGATAATGGATCGCCAAGGGGTTTCCGAtgttgaagaagagaagcCAAAACCGAAACTTAGACGGAAAAATCTGGCGGTTTTTGTATCAGGTGGAGGCTCCAATTTTAGGTCGATTTATGAGGCAACTCTTAATGGGTCTGTTCATGGCGATGTTGTTGTTTTGGTAGCCAGTAAACATGGtactatttcatttaaatttctgtatttatctgttttttcttctagtggattgaattaattacCAGTGATGTGTGTTTCTAGTgtgtaattaaaattcttgattCTATTAATGGTTTTGTGAAGACTAAGTTAGTGTTTCCTGACAACTAGAATGTATATATCATGAATTGATTGGTATCTTTCTGATTTACTGACTCCAGTTGTGCAATCCAATGGTTGCATATGATGCAGATTGTGGGGGCGCAGAGTATGCGCGGGATAAGGGGATTCCTGTTGTTGTTTTTCCTAGGAGGAAAGATGGGCAAGATGTTTTATCGGCCGAAGATCTTGTAATTACACTTAGGTCAGACTTCATCTCATTGGAAGCTATGAACACTGATGTAATGTGTGTTGAGCGTTTTAGATGTTTATACGTCCTAATTCTGTTCAACTTTCCATTGGATATTCCATCTGGGGTTCTAAGGAGCTTTGTGAATTGTGACCGATGCTCCTACTTATAGATCATCTAGCCTCACGCTAATTCATAGTTCATTTTTTCCTGTTTCATGCTCAAAGTGAAAGGAAAGAAAGTGATTATAAGGTAAATGTCGATCCTGCTAAGTTTTGTTTATTCTATAGATTCTGGATATCAAATTTTGTTTGGAGGAAATGTTACTTGAAACACATGATGAGAATTCTAATATGTTGCTCAAACCTTCATTAGAATCTGAAAGATCCTTGTACTATCCAAAATTTCAGCAGTATAACATGTTCTGTTGTATTTCCTTCTATCTATTGCTGATTTACTATGATAATGAAACATCAACGTTATACTATCTTACATGCAGATCCTACAAGGTTGACTTCATTCTTTTAGCTGGTTATCTCAAACTTATTCCAGTTCAGTTGGTTCAGGCTTACCCAAAATCCATATTGAACATTCATCCGTCACTTCTTCCGGCATTTGGTGGGAAAGGTTATTATGGTATGAAGGTGCATAAAGCAGTCATTGCTTCTGGGGCAaggtataaaattatatgaagacTCCTCAAATCTTCCATTGGCTGCCCAACTTCTTAATTGCAGGGGACTAGAATTCTATGGTGATAAAATTCTgtgaaaattataagtttagcTATCTCTAATTTCTAAATAAGGACGTCTTTAATCTTCAGTTTTCCTATATATAAACGTGTATCTTATAATAAATTCCTTTGTTGTTAATGTAGGTATTCTGGCCCTACAATACATTATGTTGATGAGCAGTATGATACGGGTCGTATCCTTGCTCAACGGGTCGTTCCTGTGCTGGCTAACGACACGGCTGAGGAGCTAGCTGCAAGGGTTCTTCACGAGGTCTTTCATTCTTACTGggtgaattatttatttcgcAAAGATTCAATTTCGGCTCTTACATATCTAACTGTTTGTATCCAGTATTAACCTGTTTTGAAGAATACTAAACGTGAACAAACTTTGTCACTTGATAATTAAAGAAACATGTTTTGGCTGATTCTGTATTGTTTTTATCTTGACATGCTCACTTGGTTTTGATCAGGAGCATAAATTGTACATAGAAGTAGTGGCAGCGTTATGTGAAGAGCGGATCACCTGGCGAGAAGACGGTGTTCCTCTCATCCGAAGCAAAGAAGACCCCAATGATCTTTTTTAGCACACCACAACTGCATAGCACAATATAGCATCACCTTGAGTGTTGAGTCAAAAATTTTGGCAGGGGGGCTCAGACTCTTCAGTTCATCATTCCCGCAAAATTGATGCGCTTTTTACATCAGATGAGTGTGAAATATTGGCGGCTTTTGTATGCCATTTACGTCAAGTCGAGGCCTTAACTAGTTTTACTGCTTTTTGCTCCATTATGATGCTAAAAGATATCAGGGATTTTGGGAGCTAAACATGTATTGTCTCCTTGAGTGACTAATGTATTTATGCAGAGGTGTTTGTGATATTATCTCCATTTTCATCCCGCTTGAGCTGATATATGTagcaaaaaagttaaattgcGTTGCGAcctgtttgtttatgtttcaTTTTCAGATTTCAACAGAAACTTAagtgttttcaattttgtatatatttttgtttaaagtgaaaatatatttggattagttaaTGAGATTATGTTTCATAATGCACTGCAGTGTTGgatcaatatattttcaagaagaatatgaatgaataaatatatttttactttaattgctgttttaaaatttaaaaataaataacataaaaagaaaaaaggcagGACCTGTCAGATTTATGATGCTTCCTATTCCAATT encodes:
- the LOC105168016 gene encoding mediator of RNA polymerase II transcription subunit 11 isoform X1, with protein sequence MDRQSQTTSLQRLQNVEKKIVRVLELAGSVMDEMANPSGPRKDLVNSHCTEFMQLVKDTQMTLREEIKSACDYRPFEKCDYAPRISNEISCKKLEHVIAQLDEMKQSIEEYGDAA
- the LOC105168017 gene encoding serine/threonine-protein kinase HT1, coding for MATSCFNPFRLRKTKSKSLSIPSSSRSQLNIDTDNMERKRFDSLESWSMILESENVETWEASNEEREEWTADLSQLFIGNKFASGAHSRIYRGIYKQRAVAVKMVRIPTHKEETRSLLEQQFKREVALLSRLYHPNIVQFIAACKKPPVYCIITEYMSQGTLRMYLNKKEPYSLSTETILRLALDISRGMEYLHSQGVIHRDLKSNNLLLNDEMRVKVADFGTSCLETQCRETKGNKGTYRWMAPEMIKEKPCTRKVDVYSFGIVLWELTTALLPFQGMTPVQAAFAVAEKNERPPLPASCQPALAHLIKRCWATNPSKRPDFSEIVCALEKYDECVKEGLPLTLHSPLVSRNAIIERLKGCVSMSSSIPVHA
- the LOC105168016 gene encoding mediator of RNA polymerase II transcription subunit 11 isoform X2, encoding MDRQSQTTSLQRLQNVEKKIVRVLELAGSVMDEMANPSGPRKDLVNSHCTEFMQLVKMTLREEIKSACDYRPFEKCDYAPRISNEISCKKLEHVIAQLDEMKQSIEEYGDAA
- the LOC105168018 gene encoding uncharacterized protein LOC105168018 — encoded protein: MEGVGARLGRSSTRYGPTTVFTGPVRRWKKKWVHVPPPNSNHHHHTAANGTVNASNGSSHLLLYKWTPMAPTQPKDSSHNDSNGGSDDAKISNKDDGVAAEELPKKKFKYIPIIVLEEQKNESSEQLEDENEPIETEGNTVEASSKRDGYDGKPDINDVPMDENQATEKNPVKRQDLNESTLDLSLGLKAHDGEKESKSKANKFKDGQAQ
- the LOC105168019 gene encoding phosphoribosylglycinamide formyltransferase, chloroplastic-like isoform X2, whose amino-acid sequence is METQAVALRPSLHSSVPCIQIPENHLVSVLPKIRTPTRLSLRIHYSSSHTLLSKRNIQCRNSVEIMDRQGVSDVEEEKPKPKLRRKNLAVFVSGGGSNFRSIYEATLNGSVHGDVVVLVASKHDCGGAEYARDKGIPVVVFPRRKDGQDVLSAEDLVITLRSYKVDFILLAGYLKLIPVQLVQAYPKSILNIHPSLLPAFGGKGYYGMKVHKAVIASGARYSGPTIHYVDEQYDTGRILAQRVVPVLANDTAEELAARVLHEEHKLYIEVVAALCEERITWREDGVPLIRSKEDPNDLF
- the LOC105168019 gene encoding phosphoribosylglycinamide formyltransferase, chloroplastic-like isoform X1, whose translation is METQAVALRPSLHSSVPCIQIPENHLVSVLPKIRTPTRLSLRIHYSSSHTLLSKRNIQCRNSVEIMDRQGVSDVEEEKPKPKLRRKNLAVFVSGGGSNFRSIYEATLNGSVHGDVVVLVASKHDCGGAEYARDKGIPVVVFPRRKDGQDVLSAEDLVITLRSYKVDFILLAGYLKLIPVQLVQAYPKSILNIHPSLLPAFGGKGYYGMKVHKAVIASGARYSGPTIHYVDEQYDTGRILAQRVVPVLANDTAEELAARVLHEVFHSYWEHKLYIEVVAALCEERITWREDGVPLIRSKEDPNDLF